One Dehalococcoidia bacterium genomic region harbors:
- the recA gene encoding recombinase RecA, giving the protein MSEKQQALEVALGQIERQFGRGAIMRLGEASHAMQTEAIPTGSISLDLALGVGGIPKGRIIEIFGTESAGKSTLCNHIVAEAQRLGGTAAYIDAEHAMDPIYAAQCGVQVDSLLISQPDSGEQALEIVEYLVRSGALDVVVVDSVAALVPRAELEGDMGDAHVGLQARLMSQALRKLTAATNASNTAVVFVNQLREKVGVFFGSPEVTPGGRALKFYSSVRIDLRRIETIKQQTEPVGSRVRAKIVKNKVAPPFRQAEFDIMFKQGISKVGDILDLGTAAEVIRKSGANYSYNETRLGQGRENAKNFLNEHPEIADQIEALIRGLDSTDGDKNPDEKIEHSEVPAIAPS; this is encoded by the coding sequence GTGTCAGAAAAACAACAAGCACTAGAGGTAGCCTTAGGCCAAATTGAACGCCAATTTGGCCGAGGGGCAATAATGCGGCTGGGAGAGGCCTCCCACGCTATGCAAACTGAAGCCATTCCGACTGGTTCGATTTCGCTTGACCTTGCATTAGGTGTTGGTGGAATCCCAAAAGGCAGAATCATTGAGATTTTTGGGACAGAATCAGCAGGAAAATCCACATTGTGTAACCACATTGTGGCTGAAGCTCAACGGCTTGGTGGAACTGCGGCTTATATAGATGCCGAACACGCGATGGATCCAATCTACGCGGCCCAATGCGGTGTGCAAGTCGATTCCCTTCTTATTTCACAACCTGATTCAGGCGAACAAGCCTTAGAAATCGTGGAATATCTCGTACGTAGTGGTGCGTTAGATGTCGTAGTAGTTGACAGTGTCGCGGCCCTCGTACCACGCGCTGAATTAGAAGGAGATATGGGAGATGCACATGTAGGGCTACAAGCAAGACTAATGTCACAAGCGCTACGAAAGCTTACTGCAGCAACCAACGCTTCAAATACAGCTGTTGTATTCGTAAATCAACTTCGTGAAAAAGTGGGAGTCTTTTTTGGAAGCCCCGAAGTCACTCCCGGAGGGCGTGCACTAAAATTTTACAGCTCAGTTCGTATTGACCTTCGCAGAATCGAAACGATCAAACAACAGACAGAGCCAGTAGGATCTAGAGTGCGAGCAAAAATTGTCAAAAACAAAGTTGCTCCGCCTTTCAGGCAGGCTGAATTCGACATCATGTTCAAACAAGGAATCAGCAAGGTGGGGGATATCCTTGACCTAGGCACAGCAGCCGAAGTCATTAGAAAATCTGGAGCTAATTATTCCTATAACGAAACTCGCCTTGGACAGGGCAGAGAAAATGCCAAAAATTTTCTAAATGAACATCCTGAAATTGCAGACCAGATCGAAGCGCTTATCCGAGGGCTTGATTCAACTGACGGAGATAAAAATCCCGATGAAAAAATTGAGCATTCCGAAGTGCCCGCTATTGCTCCTTCATAA
- a CDS encoding NAD+ synthase — protein sequence MRLIRLALGQFNPTVGDIGGNTDKMLEFISQAREEQADIIAFPELAITGYPPEDLLFKKQFLLDSKKHLQRIVKESGNTTVVVGAPEFIEGEPFHLGATNYPDQLNGRIYNSAVVASNGQIVNIYRKIFLPNYGVFDEQRYFSRGTECPIFSINEVNIGVNICEDIWYEKGPTSVQRANGAELIVNINASPFHLGRGAERYSMLSQRARSNKIFVSYINAVGGQDELVFDGQSIILDPEGKIIARSPQFQESLLLADINADQAKPFHEIHNQSFANPKHYFIASGNRKETKILKPSVAEELEPYEEAFQALVLGTRDYVKKSGFNKAVIGLSGGLDSALTTVIAVEALGSSNVTAFFMPSQYTSDQSLNDSKKLSANLGIRMVTLPIEPIFNTYIESLASEFQGTEIGTTEENLQARIRGNLLMAASNKFNWIVLTTGNKSEMATGYATLYGDMAGGFAVIKDVSKTLVKNISIHLNEASNDEIIPYSIINRAPTAELRPDQKDEDSLPPYDELDLIISAYVEEDKSIEDMASQGMAKDSIDLTVNLVDKSEYKRRQSPPGVKITKRNFGRDRRLPIANRYKQVPPW from the coding sequence ATGCGCTTAATTCGGTTAGCACTTGGACAATTTAATCCAACTGTTGGTGATATCGGTGGAAACACTGACAAAATGCTTGAATTCATCTCACAAGCCCGAGAGGAACAAGCGGACATAATTGCGTTCCCTGAACTCGCAATAACGGGCTATCCCCCCGAAGACCTACTATTTAAAAAGCAGTTCCTCCTAGATTCCAAAAAGCATTTGCAACGTATCGTTAAGGAAAGTGGCAATACAACCGTAGTAGTAGGTGCTCCCGAATTTATAGAAGGCGAACCTTTTCATCTTGGAGCGACCAACTACCCCGACCAGCTTAACGGACGGATCTATAACAGCGCAGTCGTTGCATCCAATGGTCAAATTGTAAACATCTACCGGAAAATTTTTCTCCCTAACTATGGTGTCTTCGACGAACAACGATATTTCTCAAGAGGCACAGAATGCCCTATTTTTTCTATCAACGAAGTGAACATAGGAGTCAATATTTGTGAGGACATTTGGTACGAAAAAGGCCCGACATCCGTGCAAAGAGCAAATGGTGCCGAATTAATTGTAAATATAAATGCATCCCCTTTTCATTTAGGGAGGGGCGCTGAACGATATTCCATGCTCTCTCAACGAGCGCGCAGTAATAAAATTTTCGTTTCTTATATCAATGCTGTTGGAGGTCAAGACGAGCTAGTATTTGATGGGCAAAGCATTATTCTGGACCCTGAAGGAAAGATCATTGCGCGATCTCCTCAATTTCAAGAATCATTACTCCTAGCAGATATCAATGCAGACCAAGCCAAACCTTTCCATGAAATCCATAATCAATCCTTTGCTAATCCAAAACATTACTTTATAGCCAGTGGAAATCGTAAGGAAACCAAAATACTTAAACCCTCAGTTGCCGAAGAGCTAGAACCTTACGAAGAAGCATTCCAGGCTTTGGTATTAGGAACACGAGATTATGTGAAAAAAAGTGGTTTCAACAAAGCCGTTATTGGGTTATCCGGTGGACTGGATTCAGCGCTCACCACAGTCATAGCAGTTGAAGCACTCGGCTCGTCGAATGTCACTGCGTTCTTCATGCCGTCTCAGTACACCTCAGATCAATCGCTGAATGATTCCAAAAAACTCAGTGCAAATCTAGGAATTCGAATGGTCACCCTGCCTATAGAACCCATCTTTAATACGTACATTGAATCTTTAGCAAGTGAATTCCAAGGAACCGAAATAGGTACTACTGAAGAAAATTTACAGGCGCGAATTCGCGGAAACTTGCTGATGGCCGCATCCAACAAATTCAATTGGATCGTTTTAACCACCGGAAATAAAAGCGAAATGGCTACTGGCTATGCAACATTATATGGAGACATGGCTGGAGGATTTGCAGTCATTAAAGATGTCTCTAAAACATTAGTTAAAAATATTTCCATACATTTGAATGAAGCGAGCAATGACGAAATAATACCGTACTCCATAATTAACCGGGCGCCCACTGCTGAACTAAGACCAGACCAAAAAGACGAGGACTCGCTACCACCATACGACGAACTGGACTTGATAATCTCCGCATATGTGGAAGAAGACAAAAGCATCGAAGACATGGCGTCCCAAGGTATGGCCAAGGATTCAATAGATCTTACCGTGAACCTCGTAGACAAAAGTGAATACAAACGCAGGCAATCTCCTCCAGGTGTCAAAATCACTAAAAGAAATTTCGGTCGAGACCGCAGGCTTCCAATTGCTAATCGCTACAAACAGGTGCCACCATGGTAA
- the rpsU gene encoding 30S ribosomal protein S21, whose translation MAYVEIRDGEPPEGIVSRFRAAVTRNGILKEHKDRRFFRSKGEKARLAARRSARRRRRSIT comes from the coding sequence ATGGCATACGTGGAAATTAGAGACGGTGAGCCGCCTGAAGGAATAGTGTCGAGATTCAGGGCTGCTGTGACTCGAAATGGAATACTGAAAGAGCATAAAGATCGTAGATTCTTCCGATCTAAAGGGGAGAAGGCACGATTAGCTGCCCGCAGATCAGCACGTCGTAGACGAAGGTCCATCACCTAA
- a CDS encoding FmdB family transcriptional regulator, which produces MPIYSYYCDSCDKEFDLRQGFDAVTEADCASCGNPARRKFVAPTVIYKGSGFYTTDYARKSGGSSSATPSSSEQTTAAKGTEKKSTSTNTENKSTSTNTENKSTKSTSSSDSS; this is translated from the coding sequence ATGCCAATATATTCCTACTATTGTGATTCTTGTGATAAAGAATTTGATTTACGACAAGGATTTGATGCAGTGACTGAAGCGGACTGCGCATCCTGTGGTAACCCTGCCAGACGTAAATTTGTAGCGCCTACAGTAATTTATAAGGGGTCTGGATTTTATACGACTGACTATGCAAGGAAAAGCGGGGGATCTAGTTCTGCTACACCGTCATCATCAGAGCAAACTACTGCGGCAAAGGGCACTGAGAAAAAAAGCACAAGCACAAACACAGAAAATAAAAGCACAAGCACAAACACAGAAAATAAAAGCACTAAGAGTACGTCTTCTAGCGATTCAAGCTAA
- the dtd gene encoding D-aminoacyl-tRNA deacylase, whose amino-acid sequence MRVVLQRVKSASVSVHGNVSGAIGAGLLVFAAIHDNDSSQDIEYIADKIINMRIFADDNGRFDRSLREVDGSLLVVSQFTLYADTRRGRRPSFTGSASSVIAWPLFSDFISKLESFNIIVETGKFGEMMEIQLVNDGPVTIIVDSNDRHMPRHY is encoded by the coding sequence ATGCGAGTAGTATTACAGCGTGTAAAGAGCGCTTCGGTTAGTGTCCACGGAAACGTAAGTGGAGCGATTGGGGCCGGCTTACTGGTTTTTGCCGCAATTCATGATAACGATAGTAGCCAAGACATTGAATATATCGCTGATAAAATTATAAACATGCGAATATTTGCTGACGATAACGGTAGGTTTGACCGATCGTTACGTGAGGTTGATGGGTCACTATTAGTAGTTAGCCAATTTACATTATATGCAGATACTAGAAGGGGAAGGCGTCCTTCTTTTACTGGCTCTGCATCTTCCGTAATTGCATGGCCCCTTTTTTCAGATTTTATTAGCAAGCTCGAGAGTTTTAACATCATTGTAGAGACCGGAAAGTTTGGAGAAATGATGGAGATTCAGTTGGTAAATGACGGTCCGGTTACTATTATCGTTGATTCAAATGATAGGCATATGCCTCGTCACTACTAG
- a CDS encoding SDR family NAD(P)-dependent oxidoreductase — MGDLLKGKVAIVTGSGRGIGREHALALAEEGAKIVVNDIGVERDGSGGTQGPADEVVAAIKENGGDAVASYDDVSDYDAAGKLTNLAIDHFGRLDILINNAGTFQYRLFHQLTEEAWDGLLGVHLYGTFNTCHHASKVMMDQKYGRIINTASSQWRNPEGRGNYGAAKGAIVSLTWGLAFELRNYNVTVNAIAPMGATRSFHDNTYRQMLADAGLDRKKDPSEQGSNRAGPEFVSPMVVYLASDLASDINGLVFRVGSGKIGRYSHPTESRTIYREAGNSEPWTLDELDEVLPSTVMGGDTQAPFIP; from the coding sequence GTGGGAGATTTACTGAAAGGGAAAGTTGCAATAGTTACCGGATCTGGCCGTGGTATAGGTCGTGAGCATGCGTTGGCTCTTGCCGAAGAAGGTGCCAAGATAGTTGTAAACGACATTGGTGTTGAACGGGATGGTTCTGGAGGTACTCAAGGACCGGCGGATGAAGTTGTAGCAGCCATTAAAGAGAATGGGGGGGATGCGGTTGCAAGCTATGACGACGTTTCTGACTATGACGCTGCAGGTAAGTTAACTAACTTAGCCATAGATCACTTCGGGCGCTTGGATATATTGATTAACAATGCTGGTACTTTTCAGTACCGGCTTTTTCATCAGCTAACCGAAGAAGCCTGGGACGGCTTGTTGGGTGTACACCTTTATGGAACGTTCAATACTTGTCACCATGCGTCTAAGGTTATGATGGATCAGAAATATGGACGAATAATTAATACTGCTTCAAGTCAATGGAGAAACCCCGAAGGTAGAGGGAATTACGGCGCAGCAAAGGGAGCTATTGTTTCTCTAACTTGGGGGCTAGCCTTTGAATTACGCAATTACAACGTCACTGTGAATGCAATAGCTCCAATGGGAGCTACTCGTAGTTTTCATGATAATACCTATCGGCAAATGCTCGCGGATGCGGGATTAGATAGAAAGAAAGATCCATCAGAGCAGGGATCCAATAGGGCAGGACCTGAGTTCGTGTCTCCGATGGTGGTGTACTTGGCATCGGATCTAGCATCTGACATAAATGGATTAGTTTTTCGGGTAGGTTCTGGGAAAATAGGCAGATATAGCCATCCCACTGAATCACGCACCATTTACCGAGAGGCTGGAAACTCGGAACCTTGGACACTTGATGAGTTGGATGAAGTATTACCAAGCACTGTGATGGGCGGCGATACGCAAGCACCGTTTATACCATAA
- a CDS encoding SDR family NAD(P)-dependent oxidoreductase: MTEDYIPPRGSRLEGKVAIVTGAGRGIGRAHAIALAAEGAKIIVNDPGVERNGSGGTIAPADEVVSFIRENGGDATANYNSVADYQEAEQIIASALDAYGQLDILVNNAGIAREGLFHQISADDFHAVVNTHLKGTFNTCHHAVPVMMKQKFGRIINTASSQWRNPEGRTAYSAAKGGIVSLTWDLAFELRKFNITVNAIAPMAQTRAFTNYQHPQMLSDAGLSVKKAGDELAGARPGGEHVSPLVVWLATQSAENVNGCIFRAGSGKFGIYTHPTETRSVNKDWRNKGRWTLEELRKVIPSSLTFDDSVAPFIPNR; encoded by the coding sequence ATGACTGAAGATTACATTCCACCAAGAGGCAGTAGGTTAGAAGGGAAGGTTGCGATTGTCACTGGCGCAGGAAGAGGTATTGGACGGGCTCATGCAATCGCACTAGCTGCGGAAGGTGCAAAAATAATAGTTAATGATCCTGGCGTTGAGCGAAACGGGAGTGGTGGAACAATTGCACCGGCTGATGAAGTAGTCTCGTTCATAAGAGAAAATGGGGGAGATGCTACGGCAAATTATAATTCGGTGGCTGATTATCAAGAAGCAGAGCAAATAATTGCCTCTGCGCTCGACGCTTATGGCCAGCTTGATATTTTAGTAAATAATGCTGGGATTGCACGAGAAGGGCTATTTCATCAAATTAGTGCAGATGATTTCCATGCAGTTGTAAATACTCACTTAAAAGGGACGTTTAATACATGCCATCACGCAGTTCCTGTGATGATGAAACAAAAATTCGGGAGGATTATTAATACTGCGTCAAGCCAATGGCGCAATCCCGAGGGACGAACAGCATACAGCGCTGCAAAAGGAGGCATTGTAAGCCTTACTTGGGATTTGGCCTTTGAACTTAGGAAGTTTAATATCACGGTGAATGCGATTGCGCCTATGGCCCAGACTAGGGCATTCACAAATTATCAGCATCCTCAGATGCTATCTGATGCAGGTTTATCCGTTAAAAAAGCTGGCGATGAGCTTGCCGGTGCTCGACCGGGAGGTGAGCATGTTTCCCCTTTGGTAGTTTGGCTTGCTACTCAATCAGCAGAGAATGTAAACGGCTGCATTTTTCGTGCAGGAAGCGGTAAATTTGGAATCTATACGCATCCTACAGAAACCAGATCGGTTAATAAGGACTGGCGAAACAAAGGTAGATGGACACTAGAAGAGCTAAGGAAAGTAATTCCAAGTAGCTTAACTTTTGACGACTCAGTTGCACCGTTCATTCCCAACAGATAG
- a CDS encoding DUF998 domain-containing protein, protein MGLKHRKSQRLAFWAMLAPPFYIATAIIATLLGPQGFKSMEHPISQLGAPSSPRPWIIKAGFVGYAILVQGLGPLLNKEAGGGFKGKILWGLTGIYGLAGMLSAIFSKDVKDRRLFGMTHDLVHSIVGRVCFGGIMGLSLLAPFFIQKRQWKEWKQFSFLMFLLSGIMAIFYQSNSWKGRQGLLQRGFFATTMLWVFVTALKMIAVEQKRKRISQSRD, encoded by the coding sequence TTGGGACTTAAACACAGAAAATCTCAACGCCTTGCTTTTTGGGCAATGCTTGCTCCTCCTTTTTATATCGCTACTGCGATAATTGCCACCTTACTGGGACCGCAAGGTTTTAAGTCTATGGAACACCCAATTAGTCAGCTTGGCGCTCCTTCCTCACCGCGCCCTTGGATAATTAAAGCCGGATTTGTAGGTTATGCGATTTTAGTTCAAGGATTGGGGCCTCTGCTAAACAAGGAGGCAGGAGGCGGCTTTAAAGGAAAGATACTTTGGGGACTTACAGGTATTTATGGACTTGCAGGAATGCTGTCTGCGATTTTCTCTAAAGATGTTAAAGATCGTCGATTATTTGGGATGACCCATGATTTGGTGCATAGCATAGTTGGCAGAGTCTGTTTTGGCGGAATCATGGGGCTAAGTTTACTGGCACCATTTTTTATCCAGAAAAGACAATGGAAAGAATGGAAACAATTTTCATTTCTGATGTTTTTATTATCTGGAATAATGGCTATTTTTTATCAATCAAACAGCTGGAAAGGTCGGCAAGGGTTACTTCAGCGCGGGTTTTTTGCCACGACTATGTTGTGGGTCTTCGTAACTGCGTTAAAAATGATTGCAGTTGAGCAAAAGCGTAAAAGAATTAGCCAATCTCGAGATTAA
- a CDS encoding aldo/keto reductase, with protein MQYRQLGNTDLNVSVIGLGTNNFGNPSRIADKKISQRVIDKCIDLGINFLDTANIYGNGESEIHIGEALKGKRNDVLIATKFNLTNLNGESPKSRIQKNIEESLRKLQTDVIDLYQIHFVPNDIPHEEYLEPLNELIVEGKVRHLGECNYSSWRHADTTRIADSHGWSNFVSSQNNYSLMHRHAELELLPYCTEHKVGFLPYFPLAGGWLTGKYASGNEVPQSARRMVGQLQNDSASQSVLGKLDAFASEHEKTLVDLAFAWLLAHPAVSSVIAGAMTEEQVISNANAANWILDREQRDQVDEIAYWEGSDEDIERFGMGPDVPSAPPR; from the coding sequence ATGCAATACCGGCAACTAGGTAATACAGACCTGAACGTTTCAGTAATTGGACTTGGCACAAATAATTTTGGAAATCCTTCTCGGATAGCTGATAAAAAAATTAGCCAGCGTGTTATTGATAAATGTATTGACTTGGGTATCAATTTTCTCGACACCGCCAATATTTATGGGAATGGAGAAAGCGAAATTCATATCGGTGAAGCATTGAAAGGGAAGCGAAACGACGTTCTTATTGCTACAAAATTCAATCTCACTAACCTAAATGGTGAATCCCCGAAATCTCGAATTCAAAAAAATATTGAGGAAAGTTTACGAAAATTACAAACCGACGTAATTGATCTTTATCAAATCCATTTCGTACCCAACGATATCCCGCACGAAGAATACCTAGAACCTTTAAATGAGCTAATTGTCGAAGGGAAAGTTCGCCATCTAGGCGAATGCAATTATTCAAGTTGGCGACATGCCGATACAACTCGGATAGCAGATTCTCACGGTTGGTCAAATTTTGTGTCCTCTCAAAATAATTATAGCTTGATGCACAGACATGCTGAGTTAGAGCTTCTGCCGTACTGTACAGAGCATAAAGTGGGATTCTTACCATATTTCCCTTTAGCCGGAGGATGGCTAACAGGTAAATACGCTTCCGGTAACGAAGTACCTCAATCAGCAAGAAGAATGGTAGGCCAGCTACAAAACGATTCTGCTTCCCAATCCGTGCTTGGTAAGCTCGATGCATTTGCTAGTGAACATGAAAAAACACTAGTAGATTTAGCTTTCGCATGGCTACTTGCGCACCCTGCAGTAAGTTCGGTTATCGCTGGAGCAATGACAGAAGAACAAGTAATTTCTAATGCTAATGCTGCTAACTGGATTTTAGATAGAGAGCAGCGAGACCAAGTGGATGAAATTGCATATTGGGAAGGATCTGATGAGGATATCGAGAGATTTGGAATGGGACCAGATGTCCCTTCAGCTCCGCCACGTTAA
- a CDS encoding NAD(P)-dependent oxidoreductase has product MKVTFIGLGMMGKPMAINLVKAGHQVTVINRSQQKVKELVELGAIAGESPKEASGNAEVICLCLVGEKLIEEIIAGEMGILAGVNAGAIIVDHSTVHPEFAQRMAQVASGKGLVYMDAPVSGTGQVAWNGELTVMVGGEESYFKQIEPILDAVSLNAQLMGPVGSGNIAKLINNMVKDINQIAVMESFVLASKLGMDLNSLFKVMRTASGASRQLERIAPKVIERTFEQTSYVSTNIKDQELMGWLISKAQLDLPLRNVAQQHWIKAFEKGLGNADPTESIKVLE; this is encoded by the coding sequence ATGAAAGTAACGTTTATTGGATTAGGGATGATGGGGAAGCCGATGGCTATTAATCTAGTCAAAGCAGGCCATCAAGTCACGGTTATTAATCGAAGCCAACAAAAAGTGAAAGAATTAGTGGAACTTGGAGCCATTGCAGGGGAATCCCCTAAGGAAGCTTCGGGAAATGCTGAGGTAATTTGTTTGTGCCTTGTAGGAGAAAAGTTAATTGAGGAAATTATTGCTGGAGAAATGGGAATCCTAGCAGGGGTAAATGCAGGGGCCATCATTGTTGATCATTCAACGGTGCACCCTGAATTTGCGCAGCGAATGGCGCAAGTTGCCTCGGGGAAAGGATTGGTTTATATGGATGCTCCGGTTTCAGGAACTGGACAGGTAGCTTGGAATGGGGAATTGACTGTAATGGTTGGTGGCGAAGAGTCTTATTTCAAACAAATAGAACCAATATTAGACGCAGTTTCGTTGAACGCTCAGCTAATGGGGCCTGTTGGAAGTGGCAATATTGCTAAATTGATAAACAATATGGTCAAAGATATTAATCAAATTGCGGTAATGGAATCTTTTGTTCTTGCATCGAAATTAGGCATGGATTTGAATTCTTTGTTTAAGGTAATGCGCACTGCTTCTGGTGCAAGTCGCCAGCTAGAAAGAATTGCGCCTAAGGTCATAGAAAGAACATTTGAACAAACTTCTTACGTTTCAACAAATATAAAAGACCAAGAGCTGATGGGCTGGTTAATCAGTAAAGCACAACTTGACTTACCTTTGCGAAATGTTGCGCAACAGCATTGGATTAAAGCATTCGAAAAAGGGCTTGGAAATGCAGATCCAACTGAATCAATAAAAGTTTTGGAATGA